DNA from Kitasatospora acidiphila:
GCGCTGCCTGGCAGCGGCCGACAAGGTCCTGGAAGTCAACACCAGGGTTCCGCTGCACCCCCAGGTGCTGGCCTGGTGGCGTGAGGAGGGCGGCCAGGCCATCACCTTCGCCAGCGACGCCCACGATCCCGGCGCACTCGCCCGGGGCTTCGCCGACGCCGTGCAGATGGCTGAGGCCACGGGTTTCCGCCCGGGCCGCGATCCGCATGCCTTCTGGGGCCGCGGCTGACCCGCCGGACGACGGGGTCCGTTTTTCGATCGAGGCGGTATTCCCGCTCAGATTCGGCGGTTGGTCGGGCTGAACGGGTCGGCTGCTTCGGCCGATGGGTGACGGTGGGGCGGTGAGACGCCGGCGAGGGCGGCGTCGAGGGTGGAGAGCTGGTTCTTCAGGCGGTAGCTGGGGCCGTTGATCGGGATCGTGATGCAATGACGCAGCAACCGGTCGAGAATCGCGGTAGTCAGCACGTCGTCGTCTTCTTGCCTCAGTGTGAGTCGCCTGGCTGTCCGCCGGCCGTTGCGCTGCCATGCCAGGTAGCCGGCGACCACCGGAACACCGACCTCGTTCCAGACGCCGACCTGCCCGGTCTCCTCCAGGTACGTCCACCACTGAGCGAGACCGGTGGCGTAGGCACGGACGGTGTCGGGTGACCACTCGATCCTGTGTGCTTCGAGCCACTCCTCCACCGGCTCGACCGTCATGTAGGCGCAGTCCACCACAGTCCACGTTCGCGGCCCTCCTGGTGGGCGCAAGGGCAGGACGTAGGCCATGGCACCTCCTGTCGCATCATGTTGTTGAGGACCAGGCGATAGGTCCTCAACAACAAACGAGCGACTAGCGATGACGTTACGTCGTTTACGTCGTTGAAGTGCCTTGGATGCCCGTTGATAACTCCGGACCCCGCCCCGCCGGCCGTGGCGCTTCATTGCTTAGTGAATGCGCCGCTTACGTCAGATGCGCAGCGAGGCGCTGAGCGAGTTCCTCCGGTGGGAAGGGTTCGATGCCCAGGGTCTGGGCCTTGTCGAACTTGCTGCCGGCGTTCTCTCCGGCGACGACGAGGTGGGTGCGGGCGGAGACGCTGGATGAGGCACGGCCCCCTGCCCTGGTGATCAGTTCGGTCATCTCGGTGCGGGAGCGGTCCGCGAGAGGTCCCGTCATCGCGCCGGTGACGACCACGGTCATCCCGGCCAAGGGCAGCTCGCTCCCCGACTTCTGGGCGGTCGTCTCCGCGTCGGCTTGGGCATCTTCGGGAGCGCTTGGGACGAAGTCGGGTTGGTCCATGTTCACGCCTGCGGCGACGAGTTTGTCGATGAGTGGGGCGAAGTCGGCCAGTTCTGCCACGATCACCGGGGCCTTCTCACCGCCGATGCCGTCGACCTGTTCCAGGGCGACGGCATCGGCGTCTCGGATGGCCTGCATGGAGCCGAAGTACGCAGCGATGCGCAGGGACATGGAGCGGCCGGTGCCGAGGACGCCGAGTGCGCAGAAGACGCGGTTGAGGGGTTTGGTCTTGGCGGCTCCGATGGCTGCCATGAGGTTGTCGACGCTCTTTGCTCCCATACGTTCCAGGGTGAGCAGCTGGTCGCGGGTGAGGGTGAACAGGTCGGCGAAGTCCTCGATCAGTCCCTTGTCGACGAGTTGCACGATGATCTTCTCGCCTAGGCCGTCGACGTCGAGCGCGTCGCGGGTGACGGCGTACCGGATCGCCTCTGTCCGGCCGCAGGCGCGGCCCCGCTCGCAACGCCAGCGCTCCTGACTGCGGTCGATGCCAGCACCACAGCGCGGGCACACTTCGGGGAAGGCGATGGGCTCCTCACCGCCGGTGCGGAGGCCCGCGACCGCGCCTTCGACGCGGGGGATGACTTCGCCGGCCCGGTAGACGATGACGTGGTCTCCGAGCATCAGGCCGCGGCGGGCGATGTCAGCCGGGTTGTGCAGGGTGGCATAAGTGATGGTGGTGCCGGCGACGTCCACCGGGTCGAGGACAGCGCGCGGGGCGATCACCCCGGTGCGGCCCACGCTCCACTCGACAGCGCGCAGCACGGTGATCTTCTGGGCGGCAGGAAACTTGAAGGCGGTGGCCCAGTGCGGCGTGCGGGAGCCCATCCCGGCCCGGATCTGATCGGCGGGGCTGTCGGC
Protein-coding regions in this window:
- the ligA gene encoding NAD-dependent DNA ligase LigA, translating into MEPKLDGVALAARYRDGRLVQLVTRGDGTTGEDVSHAIGDITGLPLTEPVTIELRGEVLMTEAQFAAANELRTAHGATAFANRRNASSGSLRAKDRAYRIGQTFLAYAALTDPAHTNDRTLAGLTHIQLIARLAALGLGTTADTPVATMACATLDQVVDRVREIGALRADLDFELDGAVIKADSPADQIRAGMGSRTPHWATAFKFPAAQKITVLRAVEWSVGRTGVIAPRAVLDPVDVAGTTITYATLHNPADIARRGLMLGDHVIVYRAGEVIPRVEGAVAGLRTGGEEPIAFPEVCPRCGAGIDRSQERWRCERGRACGRTEAIRYAVTRDALDVDGLGEKIIVQLVDKGLIEDFADLFTLTRDQLLTLERMGAKSVDNLMAAIGAAKTKPLNRVFCALGVLGTGRSMSLRIAAYFGSMQAIRDADAVALEQVDGIGGEKAPVIVAELADFAPLIDKLVAAGVNMDQPDFVPSAPEDAQADAETTAQKSGSELPLAGMTVVVTGAMTGPLADRSRTEMTELITRAGGRASSSVSARTHLVVAGENAGSKFDKAQTLGIEPFPPEELAQRLAAHLT